From Stenotrophomonas maltophilia, a single genomic window includes:
- a CDS encoding undecaprenyl-diphosphate phosphatase → MSDLLSALLLGILEGLTEFLPISSTGHLLIAQHWLGARSDFFNIVIQAGAIVAVVLVFRQRLLQLATGFNQRENRDYVFKLGAAFLVTAVVGLVVRKAGWSLPETVSPVAWALIIGGVWMLLVEAYTARLPDRDQVTWTVAIGVGLAQVVAGVFPGTSRSASAIFLAMLLGLSRRAAAAEFVFLVGIPTMFAASAYTFLEMAKDGKLGSENWTDVGVAFLAAAVTGFVVVKWLMGYIKSHRFTAFAIYRIALGAALLLWLPSGS, encoded by the coding sequence ATGTCCGACCTGCTCTCCGCCCTGCTGCTGGGCATCCTCGAAGGCCTCACCGAATTCCTGCCGATCTCCAGCACCGGCCATCTGCTCATCGCCCAGCACTGGCTGGGAGCCCGCTCGGACTTCTTCAACATCGTCATCCAGGCCGGCGCGATCGTGGCCGTGGTGCTGGTGTTCCGCCAGCGCCTGCTGCAGCTGGCGACCGGCTTCAACCAGCGCGAGAACCGCGACTATGTGTTCAAGCTGGGCGCCGCCTTCCTGGTCACCGCCGTGGTCGGCCTGGTGGTGCGCAAGGCCGGCTGGTCGCTGCCGGAAACGGTCAGCCCGGTGGCCTGGGCCCTGATCATCGGTGGCGTCTGGATGCTGCTGGTGGAGGCCTACACCGCGCGCCTGCCCGACCGCGACCAGGTGACCTGGACGGTGGCGATCGGCGTGGGCTTGGCGCAGGTGGTGGCCGGCGTGTTCCCCGGCACTTCGCGCTCGGCCTCGGCGATCTTCCTGGCCATGCTGCTGGGCCTGAGCCGCCGTGCGGCCGCCGCCGAGTTCGTGTTCCTGGTCGGTATTCCCACCATGTTCGCCGCCAGCGCCTACACCTTCCTGGAAATGGCCAAGGACGGAAAGCTGGGCAGCGAGAACTGGACCGACGTGGGCGTGGCGTTCCTTGCCGCTGCCGTCACCGGCTTCGTCGTAGTGAAGTGGCTGATGGGCTACATCAAGTCGCACAGGTTCACCGCCTTCGCCATTTACCGCATCGCGCTGGGCGCGGCGCTGCTGCTGTGGTTGCCGTCCGGCAGCTGA
- a CDS encoding VENN motif pre-toxin domain-containing protein encodes MPTSKQVAADVQAYQSNKATQTYYDGLSTEQKKAFNTFSAEQRDAVLTPNSPDCDNAKKWGTGGEYNRALNAVTTVLVGGVAGRGAGQVASNALAPYAAYFIGSKLDPNHGSDPNATLQLLSHAVLGALLAEANGGNAGTGAVSAAGGELAAKVLTNTLTGGDPSKLSPEQKEMVLALSQAVGALAGGLSGQDLAGIALIAGIAKNSVENNWLSRQEIALMESERAACGGKGGDVQACKDSVTRAYDELTELRYGFRLEKGRKLMAG; translated from the coding sequence ATGCCAACCAGCAAGCAGGTTGCCGCGGATGTGCAGGCCTATCAGAGCAACAAGGCAACCCAGACGTACTACGACGGCCTGTCAACGGAACAGAAGAAGGCGTTCAACACGTTCAGCGCGGAACAACGCGATGCGGTACTGACCCCAAACAGCCCGGACTGCGACAATGCGAAGAAGTGGGGCACGGGCGGCGAGTACAACCGTGCACTGAACGCAGTGACGACGGTGCTGGTGGGTGGTGTGGCGGGGCGGGGCGCGGGCCAGGTCGCGTCCAATGCGCTGGCGCCTTATGCCGCTTACTTCATCGGCAGCAAGCTGGACCCGAACCACGGCAGCGATCCCAATGCGACTCTGCAATTGCTGTCGCATGCGGTGTTGGGTGCGCTGCTGGCGGAAGCCAATGGTGGCAATGCGGGAACCGGAGCGGTGTCCGCGGCCGGCGGCGAGTTGGCCGCGAAGGTACTGACCAATACGTTGACCGGCGGAGACCCCTCCAAGCTGAGCCCAGAGCAGAAGGAGATGGTGCTGGCGCTGTCGCAGGCGGTGGGTGCGCTGGCGGGTGGGCTGTCGGGACAGGATCTGGCCGGGATCGCGTTGATTGCGGGGATTGCCAAGAACTCGGTTGAGAACAACTGGCTGAGCAGGCAGGAAATCGCACTCATGGAGTCCGAGCGGGCCGCGTGTGGTGGAAAGGGAGGCGATGTCCAAGCCTGCAAGGACTCTGTGACACGTGCGTATGACGAGCTCACGGAACTCAGGTATGGGTTCAGATTAGAAAAGGGGCGGAAGTTAATGGCTGGATAA
- a CDS encoding HigA family addiction module antitoxin, producing the protein MRTVPYPAPGEILLHEFLEPLGITQYRLAKAIGVSQRRIGEIVSGDRAVTADTGLRLSRYFGVSDKFWIGLQADFDAAMTKEKLADVLARIEPYNAAA; encoded by the coding sequence GTGCGAACCGTCCCCTACCCCGCTCCCGGCGAGATCCTGTTGCATGAATTCCTGGAGCCTTTGGGTATCACCCAATACCGGCTGGCCAAGGCAATTGGCGTCTCACAACGCCGGATCGGCGAGATTGTCTCCGGGGATCGCGCAGTCACTGCGGACACCGGGCTGCGCCTGTCCCGTTACTTCGGCGTCTCGGACAAGTTCTGGATCGGCCTGCAGGCCGACTTCGATGCCGCGATGACCAAGGAAAAGCTGGCCGACGTGCTTGCCCGGATAGAACCCTACAACGCGGCTGCCTGA
- a CDS encoding imm11 family protein: MLWIKVSCPVAIVSARSRSALEGPPEVDGLHANAVMEPVVIEGQRTRGSYFALIVETCVDCVGESCSEFERFERDDPVRPDLAGQYRAFAKLALGGGKVGSWHIFRIGGFGAALIVSGEVKSRLEWAGVTDVIFEQVG, from the coding sequence ATGCTCTGGATCAAGGTGTCCTGTCCCGTTGCCATCGTGAGTGCCCGGTCCCGTAGCGCACTGGAAGGTCCGCCAGAAGTCGACGGGCTCCATGCGAATGCCGTAATGGAACCTGTCGTGATTGAAGGCCAGCGCACGCGGGGAAGCTACTTTGCATTGATTGTCGAAACCTGCGTCGACTGTGTCGGCGAATCATGCTCCGAGTTCGAGAGGTTCGAGCGGGATGATCCCGTGAGACCTGATCTCGCAGGGCAGTATCGCGCGTTTGCGAAGCTGGCTCTGGGTGGCGGGAAAGTGGGCTCGTGGCATATTTTCAGGATTGGCGGATTCGGTGCCGCACTGATCGTCAGTGGGGAAGTGAAGTCACGCCTTGAGTGGGCTGGCGTGACTGACGTGATCTTCGAGCAGGTCGGGTAG
- a CDS encoding N-acetylmuramoyl-L-alanine amidase codes for MISPRLLAPTLLALALSACTATAPVQHNPLATWVPSPNQNARTPVIIVIHHTEQKSVQQSLRTLRTANSGGPVSAHYLIGADGHRYQLVADERRAWHAGAGRWGTITDLNSASIGIELDNDGRSPFSAAQIESLIVLLRDLTTRLNIPPRQVIGHADLAPTRKQDPSRFFPWQQLAEAGFGVWPRAADGAAPEGFDAWNALARFGYPLDNREATVAAFHRRFRGRDDLPKTLDAEDARILHSLLLQMP; via the coding sequence ATGATCAGCCCCCGCCTCCTGGCTCCCACACTGCTGGCCCTGGCCCTTTCGGCCTGCACCGCCACCGCGCCCGTGCAGCACAACCCGCTCGCCACCTGGGTGCCATCACCCAATCAGAACGCGCGCACGCCGGTCATCATCGTCATCCACCACACCGAGCAGAAATCGGTGCAGCAGAGCCTGCGTACGCTGCGCACCGCCAATAGCGGCGGGCCGGTCAGTGCGCATTACCTGATCGGCGCCGATGGCCATCGCTACCAGCTGGTGGCCGATGAGCGCCGCGCCTGGCACGCAGGGGCCGGGCGCTGGGGCACCATCACCGATCTCAATTCAGCCTCGATCGGCATCGAGCTCGACAACGATGGCCGCAGCCCGTTCAGTGCGGCGCAGATCGAATCGCTGATCGTGCTGCTGCGCGATCTCACCACCCGTCTGAACATTCCGCCGCGGCAGGTGATCGGCCATGCCGACCTGGCGCCAACGCGCAAGCAGGATCCGAGCCGCTTCTTCCCCTGGCAGCAGCTGGCCGAGGCCGGATTCGGCGTCTGGCCGCGCGCGGCCGACGGTGCCGCACCGGAAGGCTTCGATGCGTGGAACGCGCTGGCCCGCTTCGGCTATCCGCTGGACAACCGCGAAGCCACCGTCGCCGCGTTCCACCGCCGCTTCCGTGGCCGCGACGACCTGCCGAAGACGCTGGATGCCGAAGACGCGCGCATCCTGCACTCGCTGCTGCTGCAGATGCCGTGA
- the mltA gene encoding murein transglycosylase A has product MIDSATFFKRRHCILLAAAALAGCSTTAPRTGSEVPTPVTPPAATYAKAAWSALPPVSDSDLQAGFVAWRSSCTRLKTDAVWARSCATAAAVSDKDAAAIRQFLQRDLDVYALRAGGHQADGLITGYYEPIYAGSLTRTATATVPVYGTPDDLVVVQLDSLYPELKGKRLRGRVDGKVLKPYDDAGTIASKGAKAPVLAWLTDPMDLQLLQIQGSGRVRLADGTQVRLAYAEQNGHPYRAIGRWLVDQGQLKKEDVTMDAIRAWARANPARVPELLRSNPSYVFFVRNPDSPEGPRGSLNVPLTAGYSVAVDRTVVPLGSLLWLSTTRPDGTPVVRPVAAQDTGGAIAGEVRADLYWGSGDAAGKLAGDMKQKGNIWMLWPKGVALPQ; this is encoded by the coding sequence ATGATCGATTCCGCCACCTTCTTCAAGCGCAGGCACTGCATCCTGCTGGCAGCGGCCGCGCTCGCCGGCTGCTCCACCACCGCTCCCCGCACCGGATCCGAAGTGCCGACGCCGGTCACGCCGCCTGCGGCCACCTATGCCAAGGCGGCATGGAGCGCACTGCCGCCGGTCTCCGACAGCGATCTGCAGGCCGGCTTTGTTGCCTGGCGCAGCAGCTGCACCCGCCTGAAGACCGATGCGGTCTGGGCCAGGTCCTGCGCCACCGCAGCGGCGGTTTCAGACAAGGACGCGGCCGCGATCCGCCAGTTCCTGCAGCGCGACCTCGATGTCTACGCGCTGCGCGCCGGGGGCCACCAGGCCGATGGCCTGATCACCGGCTACTACGAACCGATCTACGCCGGCAGCCTCACCCGCACGGCCACCGCGACGGTGCCGGTGTACGGCACGCCCGATGACCTGGTCGTGGTGCAGCTGGACAGCCTCTACCCCGAGTTGAAGGGCAAGCGGCTGCGCGGCCGTGTCGACGGCAAGGTGCTCAAGCCGTATGACGACGCCGGCACGATTGCCAGCAAAGGGGCCAAGGCGCCAGTCTTGGCCTGGCTGACCGATCCGATGGACCTGCAACTGCTGCAGATCCAGGGGTCCGGCCGGGTGCGCCTGGCTGACGGCACGCAGGTACGGTTGGCCTATGCGGAACAGAATGGCCACCCCTACCGCGCCATCGGGCGCTGGCTGGTCGACCAGGGCCAACTGAAGAAGGAAGACGTCACCATGGACGCGATCCGTGCCTGGGCCCGGGCCAACCCCGCGCGCGTGCCGGAACTGCTGCGCAGCAACCCCAGCTACGTGTTCTTCGTGCGCAACCCGGACAGCCCGGAAGGCCCGCGTGGCTCGTTGAACGTGCCACTCACCGCCGGTTACAGCGTGGCCGTGGATCGCACCGTGGTGCCGCTGGGCAGCCTGCTGTGGCTGTCCACCACCCGCCCGGACGGCACGCCCGTGGTGCGCCCGGTGGCTGCGCAGGACACCGGCGGCGCCATTGCCGGCGAAGTGCGCGCGGACCTGTACTGGGGCAGTGGCGATGCCGCCGGCAAGCTGGCCGGTGACATGAAGCAGAAGGGCAACATCTGGATGCTGTGGCCGAAGGGCGTAGCGCTGCCGCAGTAG
- the glnA gene encoding type I glutamate--ammonia ligase: protein MSVENVEKLIKDNQIEFVDLRFVDMRGVEQHVTFPVSIVEPSLFEEGKMFDGSSIAGWKGIAESDMVLLPDTASAYVDPFYADPTIVISCDILDPATMQPYGRCPRGIAKRAEAYLKSSGIAETAFFGPEPEFFIFDSVRFANEMGHTFFQVDSEEAAWNSGAKYDGANSGYRPGVKGGYFPVPPTDTLHDLRAEMCKTLEQVGIEVEVQHHEVATAGQCEIGTKFSTLVQKADELLRMKYVIKNVAHRNGKTVTFMPKPIVGDNGSGMHVHQSLSKGGTNLFSGDGYGGLSQLALWYIGGIFKHAKAINAFANSGTNSYKRLVPGYEAPVMLAYSARNRSASCRIPWVSNPKARRIEMRFPDPIQSGYLTFTALMMAGLDGIKNQIDPGAPSDKDLYDLPPEEEKLIPQVCSSLDQALEALDKDREFLKAGGVMSDDFIDGYIALKMQEVTKFRAATHPLEYQLYYAS, encoded by the coding sequence ATGTCCGTGGAAAACGTAGAAAAGCTGATCAAGGACAACCAGATCGAGTTCGTCGACCTGCGCTTTGTCGACATGCGTGGCGTCGAGCAGCACGTGACCTTCCCGGTCAGCATCGTCGAGCCGTCGCTGTTCGAAGAAGGCAAGATGTTCGATGGCAGCTCGATCGCCGGCTGGAAGGGCATCGCCGAATCGGACATGGTGCTGCTGCCGGATACCGCCAGCGCCTACGTCGACCCGTTCTACGCCGATCCGACCATCGTGATCAGCTGCGACATCCTCGACCCGGCCACCATGCAGCCGTACGGCCGCTGCCCGCGCGGCATCGCCAAGCGCGCCGAGGCCTACCTGAAGTCCTCCGGCATCGCCGAAACCGCGTTCTTCGGCCCGGAACCGGAATTCTTCATCTTCGACTCGGTCCGCTTCGCCAATGAAATGGGCCACACCTTCTTCCAGGTCGACTCGGAAGAAGCGGCGTGGAACAGCGGCGCCAAGTACGACGGCGCCAACAGCGGCTACCGTCCCGGCGTGAAGGGCGGTTACTTCCCGGTTCCGCCGACCGACACCCTGCACGACCTGCGCGCTGAAATGTGCAAGACGCTGGAGCAGGTCGGCATCGAAGTGGAAGTGCAGCACCACGAAGTGGCCACCGCCGGCCAGTGCGAGATCGGCACCAAGTTCAGCACCCTGGTGCAGAAGGCCGACGAACTGCTGCGCATGAAGTACGTGATCAAGAACGTCGCGCACCGCAACGGCAAGACCGTCACCTTCATGCCCAAGCCGATCGTCGGCGACAACGGCAGCGGCATGCACGTGCACCAGTCGCTGTCCAAGGGCGGCACCAACCTGTTCTCCGGTGACGGCTACGGCGGCCTGAGCCAGCTGGCGCTGTGGTACATCGGCGGCATCTTCAAGCACGCCAAGGCCATCAATGCCTTCGCCAACTCGGGTACCAACAGCTACAAGCGCCTGGTGCCGGGCTACGAAGCCCCGGTGATGCTTGCCTACTCGGCGCGCAACCGTTCGGCCTCGTGCCGCATTCCGTGGGTGTCCAACCCGAAGGCGCGCCGCATCGAAATGCGCTTCCCGGATCCGATCCAGTCGGGCTACCTCACCTTCACCGCGCTGATGATGGCCGGCCTGGACGGCATCAAGAACCAGATCGACCCGGGCGCACCGAGCGACAAGGACCTGTACGACCTGCCGCCGGAAGAAGAGAAGCTGATCCCGCAGGTCTGCTCCTCTCTGGACCAGGCGCTGGAAGCGCTGGACAAGGACCGTGAGTTCCTGAAGGCCGGCGGCGTGATGAGCGATGACTTCATCGACGGCTACATCGCGCTGAAGATGCAGGAAGTGACCAAGTTCCGCGCGGCCACCCACCCGCTGGAATACCAGCTGTACTACGCCAGCTGA
- the ntrC gene encoding nitrogen regulation protein NR(I), with translation MSDFSTAAQRIWVVDDDRAVRFVLCTALREAGYQVVDFDSAAPALQALGEGPPPALLFTDVRMPGDDGLVLLDKLKAALPQLPVVVMSAYTDVASTAGAFRGGAHEFLSKPFDLDDAVALAQRVLPAVAPAMATPTPAAETPSDQPPQLVGDTPPMRALFRAIGRLAQAPLAVLITGETGTGKELVANALHRESPRAQGPFVALNTAAIPAELLESELFGHEAGAFTGAQRRHIGRFEQANGGTLFLDEIGDMPLPLQTRLLRVLAQGEFFRVGGRELIRVDVRVVAATHQDLEGLVAQGKFRADLLHRLDVVRLQLPPLRERREDIAQLASTFLAAAARKLDTPPKRLTAAALQALREHDWPGNVRELENVCWRMAALAAADTIGVADVDTALNRARGRRTSTNAADPGQWEALLAEWTRRQLAEGVEGLHAQVRERVDHALLEAALQITHGRRAEAAARLGLGRNTLTRKLGAGRRRGGH, from the coding sequence ATGTCTGACTTCTCCACCGCCGCACAGCGCATCTGGGTGGTCGACGATGACCGCGCCGTGCGCTTCGTGCTGTGCACCGCGCTGCGCGAAGCGGGCTACCAGGTCGTTGATTTCGACAGCGCCGCCCCGGCGTTGCAGGCGCTGGGCGAGGGGCCGCCGCCGGCCCTGCTGTTCACCGACGTGCGCATGCCGGGCGACGACGGCCTGGTGCTGCTGGACAAGCTCAAGGCTGCGCTGCCGCAGCTGCCGGTGGTGGTGATGTCGGCCTACACCGATGTGGCCAGCACCGCCGGCGCGTTCCGCGGCGGCGCGCATGAGTTCCTGTCCAAGCCATTCGACCTGGACGATGCGGTGGCGCTGGCGCAGCGCGTGCTGCCGGCGGTGGCACCGGCCATGGCAACGCCCACGCCCGCCGCCGAAACCCCGAGCGACCAGCCACCGCAACTGGTGGGCGATACCCCGCCGATGCGCGCGCTGTTCCGTGCCATCGGTCGCCTGGCACAGGCGCCGCTGGCGGTGCTGATCACCGGCGAGACCGGCACCGGCAAGGAGCTGGTGGCCAATGCGCTGCATCGCGAATCGCCGCGTGCGCAGGGTCCGTTCGTCGCGCTCAATACCGCGGCGATTCCCGCCGAACTGCTGGAAAGCGAGTTGTTCGGCCACGAAGCCGGCGCCTTCACCGGTGCGCAGCGCCGCCACATCGGCCGCTTCGAGCAGGCCAACGGCGGCACGCTGTTCCTGGATGAGATCGGCGACATGCCGCTGCCGCTGCAGACCCGCCTGTTGCGCGTGTTGGCGCAGGGCGAGTTCTTCCGTGTCGGTGGCCGCGAGCTGATCCGCGTCGATGTACGCGTGGTCGCCGCCACCCACCAGGACCTGGAAGGCCTGGTCGCACAAGGAAAGTTCCGTGCCGATCTGCTGCACCGCCTGGACGTGGTGCGCCTGCAGCTGCCACCGCTGCGCGAGCGCCGCGAGGACATCGCGCAGCTGGCCAGCACCTTCCTGGCCGCCGCCGCGCGCAAGCTGGATACACCGCCGAAACGCCTGACCGCCGCCGCCCTGCAGGCGCTGCGCGAGCATGATTGGCCAGGCAACGTACGCGAGCTGGAAAATGTGTGCTGGCGGATGGCCGCGCTGGCCGCTGCAGACACCATCGGCGTGGCTGATGTCGATACCGCGCTGAACCGTGCACGCGGCCGCCGCACCAGTACCAACGCAGCCGACCCGGGGCAGTGGGAAGCGCTGCTGGCTGAATGGACACGCCGGCAGCTGGCCGAAGGCGTGGAGGGGCTGCACGCGCAGGTGCGCGAGCGGGTCGACCATGCCCTGCTGGAGGCCGCGCTGCAGATCACCCACGGCCGCCGCGCCGAAGCCGCTGCCCGCCTCGGCCTCGGCCGCAATACCCTCACCCGCAAGCTGGGCGCCGGGCGCCGCCGCGGGGGCCATTGA
- a CDS encoding ammonium transporter has product MKMRLLTGWQARFHIVCLLMLLSALAAGAWPGSAHAQAQVSPLPSETVAVESLQDPAAAAAAPAVAEAAAAYDRGDVAWMLTSTLLVLLMVVPGLALFYGGLVRSKNVLSVLSQILVVFSLVLLLWVAYGYSAVFSAGNPFFGSFTEFAFLKGFTPDSVGNTPIKGLPDYLFVAFQSTFAGITTALIVGAFAERIKFRAVLLFSALWFTLSYIPMAHIVWGGGYLGELGAIDFAGGTVVHINAGVAGLVAAWFVGKRLGYGQTALKPHNVPFTYIGAMLLWVGWFGFNAGSAAAADTVASLAFLNTVLATAAAVLGWTLVEAIGKGKPSALGAASGAVAGLVGITPACGTVGPLGAIVIGFVAGVVCVWGVTGLKRLLKVDDTADVFGVHGVGGIVGAILTGVFSAQSLGGTKADLDIAHQVWVQVVSVGLTVLWSAVVTTLILLVVRSVVGLRVTEEAERTGLDVTSHGESAYEA; this is encoded by the coding sequence ATGAAGATGCGCCTTCTCACCGGGTGGCAAGCCCGGTTCCATATCGTGTGCCTGTTGATGCTGCTCAGCGCGCTGGCCGCCGGGGCATGGCCGGGCAGTGCCCACGCCCAGGCCCAGGTGTCACCGCTGCCCAGCGAAACCGTTGCGGTTGAGTCGTTGCAGGACCCGGCTGCGGCGGCCGCCGCACCTGCGGTGGCCGAAGCGGCTGCCGCCTATGACCGCGGCGACGTCGCGTGGATGCTCACTTCCACCTTGCTGGTGCTGTTGATGGTGGTGCCCGGGCTGGCGCTGTTCTATGGCGGCCTGGTGCGTTCGAAGAACGTGCTGTCGGTGCTCAGCCAGATCCTGGTGGTGTTCTCGCTGGTGCTGCTGCTGTGGGTGGCGTATGGCTACAGCGCGGTGTTCAGCGCCGGCAATCCGTTCTTCGGCTCGTTCACCGAATTCGCCTTCCTCAAGGGCTTCACCCCCGACTCGGTCGGCAACACGCCGATCAAGGGCCTGCCGGACTACCTGTTCGTGGCCTTCCAGTCGACCTTCGCCGGCATCACCACCGCGCTGATCGTCGGCGCCTTCGCCGAACGCATCAAGTTCCGCGCGGTACTGCTGTTCTCGGCGCTGTGGTTCACCCTCAGCTACATCCCGATGGCGCACATCGTCTGGGGTGGTGGCTACCTGGGTGAACTGGGTGCGATCGATTTCGCCGGCGGCACCGTGGTCCACATCAATGCGGGCGTGGCCGGCCTGGTCGCCGCATGGTTCGTTGGCAAACGCTTGGGCTACGGCCAGACCGCATTGAAGCCGCACAACGTGCCGTTCACTTATATCGGCGCGATGCTGCTGTGGGTGGGCTGGTTCGGCTTCAATGCCGGCTCCGCTGCTGCGGCCGATACCGTGGCTTCGCTGGCCTTCCTCAACACCGTGCTGGCCACCGCCGCTGCCGTGCTTGGCTGGACGCTGGTGGAAGCGATCGGCAAGGGCAAGCCGTCGGCACTGGGCGCCGCCTCGGGTGCGGTGGCCGGCCTGGTTGGCATCACCCCGGCCTGCGGAACGGTCGGTCCGCTTGGCGCGATCGTGATCGGTTTCGTCGCCGGCGTGGTCTGCGTGTGGGGTGTGACCGGTCTCAAGCGCCTGCTGAAGGTGGATGACACCGCCGACGTGTTCGGCGTGCACGGTGTCGGCGGCATCGTCGGTGCCATCCTCACTGGTGTGTTCAGCGCACAGTCGCTGGGCGGCACCAAGGCCGATCTGGATATCGCCCATCAGGTGTGGGTGCAGGTGGTCAGCGTCGGCCTCACCGTGCTGTGGTCGGCGGTGGTGACCACGCTGATCCTGCTGGTGGTGCGCAGCGTGGTCGGCCTGCGTGTCACCGAGGAAGCAGAGCGCACCGGCCTGGATGTGACCTCGCACGGCGAGTCCGCCTACGAGGCCTGA
- a CDS encoding type II toxin-antitoxin system RelE/ParE family toxin codes for MPIQSFACKRTQALFDGHRVQRWRHIEAAALRKLAMLNVAADLRDLRLPPANRLESLHGDRRGQYSIRINDRFRLCFVWSREGPAEVEIVDYH; via the coding sequence ATGCCGATCCAATCATTTGCCTGCAAACGTACGCAGGCACTGTTTGATGGCCATCGCGTGCAGAGATGGCGCCACATTGAAGCTGCCGCGCTGCGAAAGCTGGCCATGCTCAATGTGGCAGCCGATCTGCGGGATCTGCGTCTGCCGCCAGCGAACAGACTGGAGTCGCTGCATGGGGACCGGCGCGGCCAGTACAGCATCCGCATCAATGACCGGTTCCGGCTGTGCTTTGTCTGGTCCCGGGAAGGTCCTGCCGAGGTCGAAATTGTCGATTACCACTGA
- a CDS encoding P-II family nitrogen regulator, which produces MKLISAIIRPFKLDEVREALSDAGVSGITVTEVKGFGRQKGHTELYRGAEYVVDFLPKIKIETVVTDERADAVIEAIQSSAGTGKIGDGKIFVTAVEQVIRIRTGEIGADAL; this is translated from the coding sequence ATGAAACTGATCTCCGCCATCATCCGGCCGTTCAAGCTCGACGAGGTCCGCGAGGCCCTCTCCGACGCAGGCGTGTCGGGCATCACCGTGACCGAAGTGAAAGGCTTCGGCCGCCAGAAGGGCCACACCGAGCTGTATCGCGGCGCCGAGTACGTCGTCGACTTCCTGCCCAAGATCAAGATCGAAACCGTGGTCACCGACGAGCGTGCCGATGCGGTGATCGAGGCGATCCAGTCGTCGGCCGGCACCGGCAAGATCGGTGACGGCAAGATCTTCGTCACCGCCGTCGAACAGGTCATCCGCATCCGCACCGGCGAGATCGGTGCCGACGCGCTGTAA
- a CDS encoding two-component system sensor histidine kinase NtrB, protein MSDPAPPPSLDALGTPLAWAGADGCIAGCNPAFARWLGVSARRLLGRPLAALEVQGEALAHFLARDERDSLRLNRLALAVPGEAPRFAEGWMSRRDDGGWLLEAHPVDEFPGLDPTQALPSALSAALKGLAHELRNPLAGLKGAAQLLARRAAQRDASERELIELIGSEIERLNGLLDQLLSPAPAAPHAELNIHAALERVLRLAENEAGWAVRLQRDYDPSIPEFHGDADRLTQAVWNLVRNAIQAGAGSITLRTRVEHGVRIAEQLHTLALRLEIADDGRGVPEELAEHLFLPLVSGRAEGTGLGLALAQQVAREHRGTLTYRSRPGHTVFTLLLPIGNGAAPAEEAPRDV, encoded by the coding sequence ATGTCCGACCCCGCACCCCCGCCGTCCCTCGATGCCTTGGGCACGCCGCTGGCCTGGGCCGGCGCCGATGGCTGCATTGCCGGCTGCAATCCGGCCTTCGCCCGCTGGCTGGGCGTCAGCGCGCGACGCCTGCTGGGTCGGCCCTTGGCCGCACTGGAAGTGCAGGGCGAGGCACTGGCCCATTTCCTGGCCCGTGATGAGCGCGACAGCCTGCGCCTGAACCGGCTGGCGCTGGCCGTGCCCGGCGAGGCGCCGCGCTTCGCCGAGGGCTGGATGAGCCGCCGCGACGATGGCGGCTGGTTGCTGGAGGCGCACCCGGTCGATGAATTCCCTGGGCTCGATCCCACCCAGGCCCTGCCCAGCGCGCTCAGCGCGGCGCTGAAGGGGCTGGCCCACGAGCTGCGCAACCCGCTGGCCGGTCTGAAGGGCGCGGCGCAGCTGCTGGCCCGTCGCGCGGCCCAGCGCGATGCCAGTGAACGCGAGCTGATCGAGCTGATCGGCTCGGAGATCGAGCGCCTCAACGGTCTGCTCGACCAGCTGCTGTCGCCGGCCCCGGCCGCGCCGCATGCCGAACTGAACATCCATGCCGCGCTGGAGCGCGTGCTGCGCCTGGCCGAGAACGAGGCCGGCTGGGCGGTACGCCTGCAGCGCGACTACGACCCCAGCATTCCCGAATTCCACGGCGACGCCGACCGCCTCACCCAGGCGGTATGGAACCTGGTGCGCAACGCGATCCAGGCCGGCGCCGGCAGCATCACCCTGCGCACCCGCGTGGAGCATGGCGTGCGCATCGCCGAACAGCTGCACACGCTGGCGCTGCGCCTGGAGATCGCCGACGACGGCCGGGGCGTGCCGGAGGAACTGGCCGAACACCTGTTCCTGCCGCTGGTCAGTGGCCGCGCCGAAGGTACTGGCCTGGGCTTGGCGCTGGCCCAGCAGGTGGCGCGCGAGCATCGCGGCACGCTGACCTACCGCTCGCGCCCGGGCCATACCGTGTTCACCCTGCTGCTGCCGATCGGCAATGGCGCCGCCCCGGCCGAGGAGGCCCCGCGCGATGTCTGA